Proteins encoded by one window of Salvia splendens isolate huo1 chromosome 7, SspV2, whole genome shotgun sequence:
- the LOC121810577 gene encoding uncharacterized protein LOC121810577, producing MCIDYRKLNQATKKDHFPLPFIDQMLKNLVGKQYFSFLDGYSGYFQIAVNPDDQEKTTFTCPFGIYAYRRMPFGLCNTPGTFQRCMMSIFADLLEDCIEIFMDDFTVYGDDFDQGLHNLNKPLTRLLQNDVEFELSDICKIAFQFLKDRLISSPIIRAPDWNHPFEAQRNYDVTEKEMLSVVFAFEKFRPYLLGSKVIVTITVKPFQTPSLVKTTSECQWVNQMEEVDQAEQGSKEQHTRKEPWFADMANYLVTGELPGGDEVTRAQKIKLKRDSRYFYWDHPYLWKMGADQVIRRCIPKWEQEDVMIHCHALACGGHFGAKKTSRKILDSGFYWSSIHKDAYEFCKRCPRCQLTGGISTRNEMPQIPIIVCEIFDVWGMDFMGPFSRV from the exons atgtgcatagattatAGGAAGTTGAATCAAGCTacgaagaaggatcacttccccctgccgttcattgatcaaatgttgAAGAATTTGGTAGGGAAGCAGTACTTCAGCTTCCTGGATGGTTATAGTGGTTATTTCCAGATCGCTGTAAATCCAGATGACCAAGAGAAGACGACGTTCACCTGCCCCTTTGGAATttacgcttacaggaggatgcccttTGGCCTCTGTAATACCCCGGGCACCTTCcagagatgcatgatgagcattttcgCGGACCTGTTGGAAGACTgcattgagatcttcatggacgactttACTGTCTATGGGGACGATTTCGATCAAGGGCTGCATAACCTAAACAAG CCTTTGACGAGACTTCTCCAgaacgatgtggagtttgaaTTATCAGATATCTGCAAAATCGCGTTCCAATTTCTGAAGGACCGATTGATAAGCTCTCCAATAATACGTGCCcccgactggaatcacccctttgag GCACAAAGGAACTATGACGTGACCgagaaggagatgctatcgGTGGTTTTCGCATTCGAGAAGTTCAGACCTTACCTGCTAGGGTCTAAAGTGATAGT GACGATAACGGTGAAGCCATTTCAGACACCTTCCCTGGTCAAGACAACCTCTGAATGTCAGTGGGTCAACCAAATGGAAGAGGTTGATCAAGCTGAGCAAGGAAGCAAGGAACAACACACACGGAAAGAGCCATGGTTTGCTGACATGGCCAACTACTTGGTGACCGGAGAGTTGCCCGGGGGTGATGAAGTTACAAGGGCACAAAAGATAAAGCTTAAGAGAGATTCCCGGTACTTCTATTGGGACCATCCTTACCTATGGAAAATGGGAGCAGATCAAGTGATCCGACGCTGTATACCCAAATGGGAGCAGGAAGATGTGATGATCCACTGCCACGCACTAGCTTGCGGTGGCCACTTTGGGGCAAAGAAGACATCAAGGAAAATACTTGATAGTGGGTTTTACTGGTCTTCCATCCATAAAGATGCTTACGAATTCTGCAAAAGGTGCCCTCGATGCCAGCTTACTGGAGGGATATCTACTAGAAATGAGATGCCTCAGATCCCCATTATTGTCtgtgaaatatttgatgtatggggaatggacttcatgggaccCTTTTCCCGCGTCTGA